Proteins from one Celeribacter indicus genomic window:
- a CDS encoding alcohol dehydrogenase produces the protein MYCECMHEFAAPLVHEEREEAAPTGSEVLLRITAAGLCHSDLHIHSGEYDLGHGRRLDFASRGLELPVILGHEIAGEIAACGPEATGLDPARTYVVYPWQGCGGCRVCLEGRENFCPTPRNLGFHTDGGFASTLRVAHPRYLFDIGDLDPARAAPLACSGLTSFSALKKVEETIAEVPLVLIGAGGLGLMCIGLTLALGGLPPVVVEIDPAKREAALRAGAGHVVDGTAPDALAQVREAVGAVVPAVIDFVAAPATAGLAFDLLGKGGRMVLVGLFGGASDWPLPLIPLKAVSILGSVVGSLPEFRELVDLARAGKVPPVQTTLYPLAEANAAMRALGEGRVVGRAVLVP, from the coding sequence ATGTATTGTGAATGCATGCACGAATTCGCCGCGCCCCTGGTGCACGAGGAGCGGGAAGAGGCCGCGCCGACAGGCAGCGAGGTGCTGTTGCGCATCACCGCCGCGGGGCTGTGCCACAGCGATCTGCACATCCACAGCGGGGAGTACGATCTCGGCCATGGCCGGCGGCTGGACTTCGCCAGCCGGGGGCTCGAGCTGCCGGTGATCCTCGGCCACGAGATCGCCGGGGAGATCGCGGCCTGCGGCCCGGAGGCGACGGGGCTCGACCCCGCGCGCACCTATGTCGTCTATCCCTGGCAGGGCTGCGGCGGCTGCCGTGTCTGCCTCGAGGGGCGGGAGAATTTCTGCCCCACCCCGCGCAACCTCGGCTTCCACACGGATGGCGGGTTCGCGAGCACGCTGCGCGTCGCGCATCCGCGCTACCTGTTTGACATCGGCGATCTCGATCCGGCGCGGGCGGCGCCGCTGGCCTGTTCCGGCCTCACCTCCTTTTCCGCGCTCAAGAAGGTGGAGGAGACCATCGCGGAGGTGCCGCTCGTCCTCATCGGCGCCGGCGGGCTCGGGCTCATGTGCATCGGGCTGACGCTGGCGCTCGGGGGGCTGCCGCCGGTGGTGGTGGAGATCGACCCGGCCAAGCGCGAGGCGGCGCTCAGGGCCGGCGCGGGACATGTGGTCGACGGCACCGCGCCCGACGCGCTGGCGCAGGTCCGGGAGGCCGTCGGGGCGGTGGTGCCCGCGGTGATCGACTTCGTCGCCGCGCCCGCGACGGCGGGCCTGGCCTTCGACCTGCTGGGCAAGGGCGGCAGGATGGTCCTCGTCGGGCTGTTCGGCGGTGCCTCCGACTGGCCGCTGCCGCTCATCCCGCTCAAGGCGGTGAGCATCCTCGGCTCGGTCGTCGGCAGCCTGCCGGAATTCCGCGAGCTGGTCGACCTCGCCCGCGCGGGAAAGGTGCCGCCGGTGCAGACCACGCTCTATCCGCTCGCGGAGGCGAATGCGGCGATGCGGGCGCTCGGGGAGGGGCGCGTCGTCGGGAGGGCCGTGCTCGTGCCCTGA
- a CDS encoding FAD binding domain-containing protein, whose product MYMYEFAYRRPKTLAEAAGLFGEFDNPSFVSGGHTLIPTMKNRLAAPDVLIDLRAIPELNGIRRTGDRLEIGAATTHFETSTSEAVKEAIPALAALAGSIADPQVRHVGTMGGSVANNDPSADYPAAVLSLGADVVTDRRSIPADDFFDGLFGTALEEGEIILRFSFPLPDFAGYAKLCSQASRYPVAGSFVSRRGTGVRVGVTGAGNDGVFRWTEAEAALAADFTPEAVEGMEPDAGGMIADLNGSAEYRAHLVAVMTRHALRSPGTAYVR is encoded by the coding sequence ATGTATATGTACGAATTTGCCTATCGCCGGCCGAAGACGCTCGCGGAGGCCGCCGGGCTGTTCGGGGAGTTCGACAACCCGAGCTTCGTCTCCGGCGGGCACACGCTCATTCCGACGATGAAGAACCGCCTCGCCGCGCCCGATGTCCTGATCGACCTGCGTGCCATTCCCGAGCTGAACGGCATCCGGCGCACCGGCGACCGGCTCGAGATCGGCGCGGCGACGACGCATTTCGAGACCTCGACATCGGAGGCGGTGAAGGAAGCCATTCCCGCCCTCGCCGCGCTCGCCGGCAGCATCGCGGACCCGCAGGTCCGCCATGTCGGCACGATGGGCGGCTCCGTCGCCAACAACGATCCTTCGGCGGACTATCCCGCGGCCGTGCTGTCGCTCGGTGCCGATGTGGTGACCGACCGGCGCAGCATCCCGGCCGACGACTTCTTCGACGGGCTGTTCGGCACCGCCCTCGAGGAGGGGGAGATCATCCTGCGTTTCTCCTTCCCGCTGCCGGACTTCGCGGGCTATGCCAAACTGTGCAGCCAGGCCTCGCGCTATCCCGTCGCGGGCAGTTTCGTGAGCCGTCGCGGGACCGGGGTGCGCGTCGGCGTCACCGGCGCGGGCAATGACGGCGTCTTCCGCTGGACCGAGGCCGAGGCGGCGCTGGCCGCCGATTTCACGCCGGAGGCCGTCGAGGGGATGGAACCCGACGCGGGCGGCATGATCGCCGACCTGAACGGTTCCGCCGAATACCGGGCGCATCTTGTCGCGGTGATGACCCGCCACGCGCTGCGCAGCCCCGGAACCGCCTATGTGCGGTGA
- a CDS encoding enoyl-CoA hydratase-related protein, protein MGFEEIEYFEEGPVGVITLNRPDHGNMFTARMCHEIRDCIEGIRRETRTRVVVLTGAGERFFCIGGQKDGMEQTTLYAGTLPVLEMYEAIDKLQKPVIASVNGFAVGGGNVLQVVCDVTIAKESAVFRQVGPMMGSFDAGYGTWYLEDLVGKKRAKEIWYCNRKMTAAEALEIGMINRVVPDDQLAEKTREFALEIADRGSFALAAIKGAFNARHGGVGGLSRVTHDLLLTQYLRSAEHGELSESFSGRRRPDPSKFGQ, encoded by the coding sequence ATGGGTTTTGAAGAGATCGAGTATTTCGAGGAGGGCCCTGTGGGGGTGATCACGCTGAACCGTCCGGACCACGGGAACATGTTCACGGCGCGGATGTGTCACGAGATCCGGGACTGTATCGAGGGGATCCGTCGGGAGACGCGGACGCGTGTGGTGGTTCTGACGGGGGCGGGGGAGCGGTTCTTCTGCATCGGGGGCCAGAAGGACGGGATGGAGCAGACGACGCTGTATGCGGGGACGCTGCCGGTTCTGGAGATGTACGAGGCGATCGACAAGCTCCAGAAGCCGGTGATCGCCTCGGTGAACGGGTTCGCGGTGGGGGGCGGCAACGTGTTGCAGGTGGTCTGCGACGTGACGATCGCGAAGGAGAGCGCGGTGTTCCGGCAGGTGGGTCCGATGATGGGGTCGTTCGATGCGGGCTACGGGACGTGGTATCTGGAGGATCTCGTGGGCAAGAAGCGGGCCAAGGAGATCTGGTATTGCAACCGCAAGATGACGGCGGCGGAGGCGCTGGAGATCGGGATGATCAACCGGGTGGTTCCGGACGACCAGCTTGCGGAGAAGACGCGGGAGTTCGCGCTGGAGATCGCGGACCGGGGGTCCTTTGCGCTGGCGGCGATCAAGGGGGCGTTCAACGCGCGCCACGGCGGTGTGGGGGGCCTGTCGCGGGTGACGCACGACCTTCTTCTGACGCAATACCTGCGCTCTGCGGAGCACGGGGAGCTCAGCGAGAGCTTCAGCGGGCGGCGGCGTCCGGACCCGTCGAAATTCGGCCAGTGA
- a CDS encoding CoxG family protein → MDLQGEYRIPAPREKVWAMLNDPEVLRDCIPGCQELEGSAEEGFAATVKLKIGPVGATFKGAVTLSNLNPPESYTITGEGKGGVAGFATGGADVHLTEDGDDTILRYEVNAKVGGKLAQLGSRLIKSTSDKLAGEFFGCFAEKASG, encoded by the coding sequence ATGGATCTTCAGGGTGAATATCGAATTCCCGCGCCACGGGAGAAGGTCTGGGCAATGCTGAACGATCCGGAGGTCCTGCGCGACTGCATCCCCGGCTGCCAGGAACTCGAGGGCAGCGCGGAGGAGGGTTTCGCCGCCACGGTCAAGCTCAAGATCGGCCCGGTCGGCGCGACCTTCAAGGGGGCGGTCACCCTGAGCAACCTCAACCCGCCGGAGAGCTACACCATCACCGGCGAGGGCAAGGGCGGCGTCGCGGGCTTCGCCACCGGCGGCGCCGATGTCCACCTGACGGAGGACGGAGACGACACGATTTTGCGCTATGAGGTAAATGCGAAGGTCGGCGGCAAGCTCGCGCAGCTCGGCTCGCGCCTGATCAAGTCGACCTCGGACAAGCTGGCCGGCGAATTCTTCGGCTGTTTCGCGGAAAAGGCCTCGGGGTAA
- a CDS encoding (2Fe-2S)-binding protein, which produces MTEISITVNGELQTHDVEDRTLLVHFLRDHAGLTGTHVGCDTTQCGACTVHLDGRAVKSCTILAAAVDGAQVTTIEGLAQGGELSDLQQAFKQHHGLQCGFCTPGMVMAGTDLIRRYDGELDEHTVREQLEGNICRCTGYTNIVKAVLDAAGKHRAKRT; this is translated from the coding sequence ATGACGGAAATCAGCATCACTGTAAACGGCGAGCTCCAGACCCATGATGTCGAGGACCGGACGCTGCTCGTGCATTTCCTGCGCGACCATGCCGGGCTGACCGGCACCCATGTCGGCTGCGACACCACGCAATGCGGCGCCTGCACCGTCCATCTCGACGGGCGGGCGGTGAAATCCTGCACCATCCTCGCCGCCGCCGTGGACGGCGCGCAGGTCACCACGATCGAGGGGCTGGCGCAGGGCGGGGAACTCTCCGACCTGCAACAGGCGTTCAAGCAGCACCACGGCCTGCAATGCGGCTTCTGCACGCCCGGCATGGTGATGGCGGGCACCGACCTCATCCGCCGCTACGACGGCGAGCTCGACGAGCACACCGTGCGCGAACAGCTCGAGGGCAATATCTGCCGCTGCACCGGCTATACCAATATCGTGAAGGCGGTGCTCGACGCGGCGGGAAAACACCGCGCGAAGCGGACATAG
- a CDS encoding C4-dicarboxylate TRAP transporter substrate-binding protein: MKTTIRHLFAAGCAAALVGAGPVAAAEQLTFAVGFPSGSTVVQSLETFVEKAKEYGGPEIKLFPLSLLDLKQTGPGLRDHIVDMGYVIMPYHPAEYANSNLGADLNMLATVGERIEAPGFAMTGALTEYIMLDCPECVAEFARQQQIYLGGISTHDYALLCTTPIREVADLQGKKMRVAADNWGRWAEAMGATRVSISANETYEALSQGVVDCTVVHAADLLDLQLMDVTKYITLGVPGGLFAGVGAANINIDTWRGLSAEARAALLKAAAYNSADLSNNYYLRPMEALEQARANGIEIIEAGPELTEATEAFVAEDTAVIAELFTDNYGVENAGEKVATIRALVEKWKGLTRDVRDVETLAQIYEEEIFSKIDPATYGME, from the coding sequence ATGAAGACCACCATCAGACACCTGTTCGCGGCAGGCTGCGCCGCGGCGCTCGTCGGCGCGGGACCCGTGGCCGCGGCGGAACAGCTGACCTTCGCCGTCGGCTTTCCCTCGGGCAGCACCGTGGTGCAGAGCCTCGAGACATTCGTCGAGAAGGCGAAGGAGTACGGCGGGCCGGAGATCAAGCTCTTTCCGCTCTCGCTGCTCGACCTGAAACAGACGGGACCGGGGCTGCGGGACCATATCGTCGACATGGGCTATGTGATCATGCCCTACCATCCGGCGGAATATGCCAACAGCAATCTCGGCGCGGATCTCAACATGCTGGCCACGGTGGGCGAGCGGATCGAGGCGCCGGGCTTCGCGATGACCGGGGCGCTGACCGAATACATCATGCTCGACTGCCCCGAATGCGTCGCGGAATTCGCGCGCCAGCAACAGATCTACCTGGGCGGCATCTCGACCCATGACTACGCGCTCCTGTGCACCACGCCGATCCGGGAGGTCGCGGATCTCCAGGGCAAGAAGATGCGTGTCGCCGCGGACAACTGGGGCCGGTGGGCCGAGGCGATGGGAGCGACGCGGGTCAGCATCTCCGCCAACGAGACCTATGAGGCGCTGAGCCAGGGCGTCGTGGACTGTACCGTGGTGCATGCGGCGGACCTTCTGGACCTGCAACTCATGGACGTGACGAAATACATCACCCTCGGCGTTCCCGGCGGCCTGTTCGCGGGCGTGGGCGCTGCGAATATCAACATCGACACCTGGCGCGGGTTGTCCGCGGAGGCGCGGGCCGCGCTTCTGAAGGCGGCGGCCTACAACAGTGCGGATCTGTCCAACAACTACTATCTCCGCCCGATGGAGGCGCTCGAGCAGGCGCGCGCGAACGGGATCGAGATCATCGAGGCCGGACCGGAGCTCACCGAGGCGACCGAGGCCTTCGTGGCCGAGGACACGGCGGTGATCGCGGAGCTCTTCACCGACAATTACGGGGTGGAGAACGCCGGGGAAAAGGTCGCGACGATCCGCGCGCTGGTGGAGAAGTGGAAGGGCCTGACGAGGGATGTGCGCGATGTCGAGACGCTCGCGCAGATCTACGAGGAGGAGATCTTCTCGAAGATCGACCCCGCCACCTACGGGATGGAATGA